CACCGCCGTCGCGGGAGGTGTGATGATAGCCAACTCGTTCCGGAAGGATCCCCTGTCCGTCGAGGAATTGATCCCCCTGATGGTGGAGATCGAGGGACACCCCGACAATATCGTGCCCGCCTGCCTGGGTGGATTCGTGGTGAGCGGCGCGGGCGAGGGCCGGCTCCGCTACGTAAAGCTCCCGCCGCCCCCCGGGGATATTTTCGCCGTCGTGGCCGTCCCCGAGGTAAGGGTCAGGACCGAGGATGCCCGCAACGCGCTCCCGAGGGAAGTGAGCCTGGGAGACGCCGTCTTCACGCTGAACCGGGCGGCCATCCTGGCCGCCTCGTGGGCAGCCGGGAAGTGGGAGAACCTGGCCTGGGCCATGGACGACAGGCTTCACCAGCAGTTCCGGGCGAAACTCTTCCCCGGGGGCGAGGTGATCCTGGAGAAGGTCAAAAGCGTCCCCGGGTGCCTCGGGGCAGCGATAAGCGGTTCCGGCCCAAGCGTGCTGGCCTTTGCCAAGGGGGCCCCGAGGGGCGTCGCCGAGGCCATGTGCAGGGTTTTCAGAGAGCATGGCGTGAGGTCGCGTTTCTTCGTCC
Above is a window of Thermovirga sp. DNA encoding:
- the thrB gene encoding homoserine kinase; translation: MKGTAIRIRVPATTANLGSGFDTIGLALSLYNLYDVFDIDEPGAYRMEVIGEGSAELSDPESNMIIKSYERACEEWGLLCPGFSLRCLNAIPLCRGLGSSSTAVAGGVMIANSFRKDPLSVEELIPLMVEIEGHPDNIVPACLGGFVVSGAGEGRLRYVKLPPPPGDIFAVVAVPEVRVRTEDARNALPREVSLGDAVFTLNRAAILAASWAAGKWENLAWAMDDRLHQQFRAKLFPGGEVILEKVKSVPGCLGAAISGSGPSVLAFAKGAPRGVAEAMCRVFREHGVRSRFFVLDVDEAGAALQRFSREVTRQ